The following are encoded together in the Hyalangium minutum genome:
- a CDS encoding tetratricopeptide repeat protein has product MKRRWAHVVILTAIPLEYQAAKQVEAGAWEGSHWEEERGPNGLRVAFRTFRGQGGRPLRVALAQAEDMGSEAATNALLPLVEAYQPRCVAMCGVCAGRSGKTNLGDVVAAERLFFHDTGKRLPDRVEQDLKTYNLRGDWKQAIEHLDFSSRFRDEAWWKKRPIPYAWQENWVLAQLHQGVADPSALPECDVYCPQWEKVIEDLWKTGCVEHGTLSLTDSGRTRIQALLIKHRQRFPDLSPEGAVLPFKVHVAPMGSGSQVVEDEKIWTFISESMRKTLGLEMEAAALGAVAHTQRDKKLDAVVMKGVMDFANSGRDDHFKEFAARASAECLIAFLRDHLDVDRIPGVDDLLVSGTGTLPQNPPPSTLLQARYQVVPFREQGRESILQELDRWCGEGPPVSVRLIHAEGGVGKTRLAIEWLGPRSHRWAAGFLANGVSEDWFEKLCALGQPVVVVVDYAESHPHLRTALLQVLRYAQQESSSSLRRIRLLLLARNAGDWWQALCQSDAALGAWLNTVPPYELAPLAPQKVEREQVFREAAEWFAKAQRKAYTPRPIPPLADEHFERVLYLHMAALAAVEGLEFKANTLMEVVLDHEERFWEAQAQLNDVAHAFWRTKARQIVAAATLRGGFAEVDATEQAAGRIFGHPLTDHEQELPRLLHRVYERKDSDHPVFLPPLEPDLLGEGMVLRAASRQGEERLPPDWIHRVFPVEEGTAAVGHGFEVLGRASATKPEVARLWIEQLLAHSLQERARLAFESAKAVGLHTAFSVLGDVLAEQLEAHGDSSLAVELEAAGIPHPTVSLLRVAEWIERSRLKGLGVTEEEGVLVEQARLQNTWGTRLAVSLRSAAKWIARTFLKKPGVLEKEGELAERARLQNNLGVRLSELGRREEALVATQEAVVLRRALAQRNPDAFQPDLAMSLNNLGVSLSELGRREEALAATQEAVELYRALAQRNPDAFQPDLAGCFNNLGAMLSELGRREEALAATQEAVVLRRALAQRNPDAFQPDLAGCLNNLGAMLSGLGRREEALAATQEAVEFYRALAQRNPDAFQPDLAGCLNNLGNRLSELGRREEALAATQEAVEFYRALAQRNPDAFQPALAMSLNNLGAMLSELGRREEALAATQEAVVLRRALAQRNPDAFQPDLAMSLNNLGTRLSELGRREEALAATQEAVEFYRALAQRNPDAFQPA; this is encoded by the coding sequence GTGAAGAGACGCTGGGCCCACGTGGTGATCCTCACGGCGATCCCACTGGAGTACCAGGCCGCGAAGCAGGTCGAGGCTGGCGCCTGGGAAGGCAGCCATTGGGAGGAGGAGCGGGGGCCCAACGGGCTCCGGGTGGCGTTCCGCACCTTCCGAGGCCAGGGCGGCCGACCGCTGCGGGTGGCGCTGGCCCAGGCGGAAGACATGGGGAGTGAAGCGGCGACGAACGCGCTGCTCCCTCTGGTGGAAGCTTATCAGCCTCGGTGCGTGGCGATGTGCGGCGTGTGCGCGGGGCGCTCGGGCAAGACGAACCTCGGGGATGTGGTCGCGGCGGAGCGGCTGTTCTTCCACGACACGGGCAAAAGACTGCCCGACCGCGTGGAGCAGGATCTCAAGACGTACAACCTCCGCGGCGACTGGAAGCAGGCGATCGAGCACCTCGACTTCTCCAGTCGGTTTCGGGACGAGGCCTGGTGGAAGAAACGTCCCATCCCCTACGCGTGGCAGGAGAACTGGGTGCTGGCCCAGCTGCACCAGGGTGTCGCGGATCCCTCCGCGCTCCCGGAGTGCGACGTGTACTGCCCCCAGTGGGAGAAGGTCATCGAGGACCTTTGGAAGACGGGCTGCGTGGAGCACGGCACGCTCTCCCTCACGGACAGCGGGCGCACGCGCATCCAGGCACTCCTGATCAAGCACCGCCAGCGCTTCCCCGACCTCTCTCCGGAGGGGGCGGTGCTTCCGTTCAAGGTCCATGTCGCGCCGATGGGCAGCGGCAGCCAGGTGGTCGAGGATGAGAAGATCTGGACCTTCATCTCTGAATCCATGCGCAAGACGCTGGGCTTGGAGATGGAGGCGGCGGCCCTCGGTGCCGTGGCCCATACCCAGCGAGACAAGAAGCTCGATGCGGTGGTGATGAAGGGCGTGATGGACTTCGCCAACTCCGGCCGGGATGACCACTTCAAGGAGTTCGCCGCCCGGGCCTCCGCCGAGTGCCTGATTGCGTTCCTGCGTGACCACCTCGATGTGGACCGCATCCCCGGCGTCGATGACCTCCTGGTGAGCGGAACCGGGACGCTGCCGCAGAATCCGCCTCCCTCCACGCTCCTCCAGGCGCGCTACCAGGTCGTCCCCTTCCGTGAGCAGGGACGCGAGTCGATCCTCCAGGAACTGGATCGCTGGTGCGGCGAGGGTCCCCCCGTGTCGGTCCGGTTGATTCATGCGGAAGGAGGCGTGGGCAAGACGCGGCTGGCCATCGAGTGGCTCGGCCCCCGAAGCCACCGGTGGGCCGCGGGCTTCCTGGCCAATGGGGTGAGCGAGGATTGGTTCGAGAAGCTCTGTGCGTTGGGGCAGCCGGTGGTTGTCGTCGTCGACTATGCGGAGAGTCACCCGCACCTGCGGACGGCGCTCTTGCAAGTGCTGCGCTATGCCCAGCAAGAGAGTTCGAGTTCGCTTCGCCGGATACGGCTGCTGCTGCTGGCGCGCAACGCGGGAGACTGGTGGCAGGCGCTGTGCCAGTCCGACGCGGCGTTGGGGGCATGGCTCAACACTGTGCCGCCTTATGAACTGGCACCGCTCGCCCCCCAGAAAGTGGAGCGAGAGCAGGTGTTCCGCGAGGCTGCGGAGTGGTTCGCCAAAGCCCAGCGCAAGGCGTACACGCCGCGCCCGATACCCCCGCTGGCCGATGAGCACTTTGAACGGGTGCTCTACTTGCACATGGCCGCGCTCGCCGCGGTGGAAGGCCTGGAGTTCAAGGCCAACACGCTGATGGAGGTTGTCCTCGACCATGAGGAGCGCTTCTGGGAAGCGCAGGCCCAGTTGAATGACGTGGCGCACGCATTTTGGAGAACCAAGGCTCGCCAGATCGTTGCAGCCGCGACGCTTCGTGGAGGATTCGCGGAGGTTGACGCGACCGAACAGGCCGCTGGGCGGATCTTCGGGCACCCGCTGACGGACCATGAGCAGGAACTGCCCCGGCTGCTTCACCGCGTCTATGAGCGCAAGGACTCGGACCATCCGGTGTTCCTCCCGCCCTTGGAGCCAGACTTGCTCGGCGAGGGAATGGTGCTCCGAGCGGCCTCAAGACAAGGGGAGGAGCGCCTCCCTCCTGATTGGATTCATCGGGTGTTTCCAGTCGAAGAAGGAACCGCTGCTGTAGGGCACGGGTTCGAAGTGTTGGGCCGTGCATCCGCCACGAAGCCTGAGGTGGCGCGCCTTTGGATCGAACAGCTTCTTGCTCATTCACTGCAAGAGCGGGCACGGCTTGCCTTCGAGTCAGCAAAGGCCGTGGGCCTGCATACCGCGTTCTCGGTCCTAGGTGATGTGCTCGCAGAGCAGCTCGAAGCGCATGGGGACAGCTCTCTCGCAGTGGAACTTGAGGCGGCAGGTATCCCTCACCCCACCGTGTCACTTTTAAGAGTGGCGGAGTGGATTGAACGCTCCCGCCTGAAGGGGCTCGGCGTAACGGAGGAGGAAGGCGTGCTGGTGGAGCAGGCACGTCTTCAAAACACCTGGGGCACCCGGTTGGCAGTGTCGCTTCGAAGCGCGGCTAAGTGGATCGCTCGCACCTTCCTTAAGAAGCCAGGTGTATTGGAGAAGGAAGGAGAACTCGCGGAGCGGGCACGTCTTCAAAACAACCTGGGCGTCAGGTTGAGCGAGCTGGGGCGGCGCGAGGAGGCCCTGGTGGCCACGCAGGAGGCGGTGGTCCTCCGACGCGCCCTGGCTCAGCGCAACCCGGATGCCTTCCAGCCCGACTTGGCTATGAGCCTCAACAACCTGGGCGTCAGTTTGAGCGAGCTGGGGCGGCGCGAGGAGGCCCTGGCGGCCACGCAGGAGGCGGTGGAACTCTACCGCGCCCTGGCTCAGCGCAACCCGGATGCCTTCCAGCCCGACTTGGCTGGCTGCTTCAACAACCTGGGCGCCATGTTGAGCGAGCTGGGGCGGCGCGAGGAGGCCCTGGCGGCCACGCAGGAGGCGGTGGTCCTCCGACGCGCCCTGGCTCAGCGCAACCCGGATGCCTTCCAGCCCGACTTGGCTGGCTGCCTCAACAACCTGGGCGCCATGTTGAGCGGGCTGGGGCGGCGCGAGGAGGCCCTGGCGGCCACGCAGGAGGCGGTGGAATTCTACCGCGCCCTGGCTCAGCGCAACCCGGATGCCTTCCAGCCCGACTTGGCTGGCTGCCTCAATAACCTGGGCAACAGGTTGAGCGAGCTGGGGCGGCGCGAGGAGGCCCTGGCGGCCACGCAGGAGGCGGTGGAATTCTACCGCGCCCTGGCTCAGCGCAACCCGGATGCCTTCCAGCCCGCCTTAGCCATGAGCCTCAACAACCTGGGCGCCATGTTGAGCGAGCTGGGGCGGCGCGAGGAGGCCCTGGCGGCCACGCAGGAGGCGGTGGTCCTCCGACGCGCCCTGGCTCAGCGCAACCCGGATGCCTTCCAGCCCGACTTGGCGATGAGCCTCAACAACCTGGGCACCAGGTTGAGCGAGCTGGGGCGGCGCGAGGAGGCCCTGGCGGCCACGCAGGAGGCGGTGGAATTCTACCGCGCCCTGGCTCAGCGCAACCCGGATGCCTTCCAGCCCGCCTT
- a CDS encoding DKNYY domain-containing protein: MLFTAAAMVTLSLLTASPEDSLVGRWGVTEGKKPRVILDLPPNRLAQLVVSAGIWTATEKEIQLVNPDRPDKPYVMPYSFEGEKLKVILDKSPVTLDRLEAPPEYKAPKASEPPQLLTHGFVKAGSDVYTLAHHDGGFMAISANTWAHVPGASAASFEGLAKGVGKDASAVYCFKDHGGREQPSRLEAADPKTFRVLFGTGRIYFADAQNVFTECSRLVKRERSKGKTRLTSFDTQTFALGPCALLKDRSGAYAAVPLSDAFADPSKMKEVLAVQEELTRRQLWVYEKVSGNVDALSEQGCDKLPTPAPLTLEDLASGR, from the coding sequence ATGCTCTTTACTGCTGCGGCCATGGTCACGCTCTCCTTGCTCACCGCATCCCCCGAAGACTCACTGGTCGGACGCTGGGGTGTCACGGAGGGGAAGAAGCCGCGCGTCATCCTCGATCTCCCGCCGAACAGGCTGGCCCAACTGGTCGTCAGCGCGGGCATCTGGACCGCCACCGAGAAAGAGATCCAGCTGGTCAACCCAGACAGGCCCGACAAGCCGTATGTCATGCCCTATTCGTTCGAGGGGGAGAAGCTGAAGGTCATCCTCGACAAGTCACCGGTCACGCTGGATCGCCTGGAAGCGCCTCCCGAGTACAAAGCCCCGAAGGCGAGCGAGCCGCCCCAGCTCCTCACCCACGGCTTCGTCAAGGCGGGCTCGGACGTGTACACGCTGGCGCATCACGACGGCGGGTTCATGGCCATCAGCGCAAACACCTGGGCGCATGTCCCGGGAGCCAGCGCCGCATCCTTCGAGGGGCTCGCGAAGGGCGTCGGCAAGGACGCGAGCGCTGTGTATTGCTTCAAGGACCACGGCGGCCGGGAGCAGCCCTCACGGCTCGAGGCCGCGGATCCCAAGACGTTCCGCGTCCTCTTTGGCACTGGCCGCATCTACTTCGCCGATGCGCAGAACGTCTTCACGGAGTGCAGCCGGCTCGTCAAGCGTGAGCGGTCCAAGGGGAAGACGCGGCTGACCTCCTTCGACACCCAGACGTTCGCGCTCGGGCCCTGTGCCCTCTTGAAGGACCGCTCGGGCGCGTACGCGGCCGTGCCTCTCTCAGACGCCTTCGCCGATCCGTCGAAGATGAAGGAAGTGCTCGCGGTCCAGGAGGAGCTCACCCGGCGGCAGCTCTGGGTCTACGAGAAGGTGAGCGGGAACGTGGACGCGCTCTCGGAGCAAGGCTGCGACAAGCTCCCGACCCCTGCTCCGCTCACCCTGGAGGATCTGGCCTCCGGGCGCTGA
- a CDS encoding stage II sporulation protein M produces MEVAEFIESRRPRWEKLEALLDKAEGEGLRALSLEDARSLGKMYRAVSSDLLWVRARSGSADVSAYLNDLVGRAYALTYPGKRPRFADVWGFVSRGFPALLRREWRMYIASVLMFMAGMGFGYLGMTMDPDGAHYLVPGDHLKLDPVERAEKEAKGEGMTVDEQAYFSSYLFTHNIQVAFLAFALGITVGIGTAVMLFVNGLFLGALAQVYAAKGMTGWFWAWILPHGIPEITAICIAGAAGLVIARGLAAPKGLPRGLALRQEAVTAVKLLFGTLALFVLAGFIEGTVSQIHPPKLSVAFKISFALVVGSGVYAYLCSDFLRARRAEAS; encoded by the coding sequence ATGGAAGTGGCCGAGTTCATCGAGTCGCGGCGTCCCCGCTGGGAGAAGTTGGAGGCCTTGCTCGACAAGGCCGAGGGCGAGGGCCTGCGGGCGCTCAGCCTGGAGGACGCTCGCTCGCTGGGGAAGATGTACCGGGCGGTGTCGAGCGATCTGCTGTGGGTGCGCGCGCGCAGCGGCTCGGCGGACGTGAGCGCCTACCTGAATGACTTGGTGGGCCGAGCCTACGCGCTGACGTACCCGGGCAAGCGGCCGCGCTTCGCGGACGTGTGGGGCTTCGTCTCGCGGGGGTTCCCGGCGCTGCTGCGGCGGGAGTGGCGCATGTACATCGCCTCGGTGCTGATGTTCATGGCGGGCATGGGGTTTGGCTACCTGGGCATGACGATGGACCCGGACGGCGCGCACTACCTGGTGCCGGGGGATCACCTAAAGCTCGATCCGGTCGAGCGCGCCGAGAAGGAGGCCAAGGGCGAGGGCATGACGGTGGACGAGCAGGCCTACTTCTCGTCGTACCTGTTCACGCACAACATCCAGGTGGCCTTCCTGGCGTTCGCGCTGGGCATCACGGTGGGCATTGGCACGGCGGTGATGCTCTTCGTGAACGGGCTGTTCCTGGGCGCGCTGGCCCAGGTCTACGCCGCGAAGGGGATGACGGGGTGGTTCTGGGCGTGGATCCTCCCGCACGGCATTCCGGAGATTACGGCCATCTGTATTGCGGGAGCAGCGGGGCTCGTGATCGCGCGGGGCCTGGCGGCGCCCAAGGGACTGCCTCGGGGGCTGGCGCTGCGGCAGGAAGCGGTGACGGCGGTGAAGCTGCTGTTCGGCACGCTGGCGCTGTTCGTGCTCGCGGGGTTCATCGAGGGCACGGTGTCGCAGATCCACCCGCCGAAGCTGTCGGTGGCGTTCAAGATCAGCTTCGCGCTGGTGGTGGGCTCGGGCGTCTACGCGTACCTGTGCTCGGACTTCCTGCGGGCCCGGCGCGCTGAGGCCTCCTAG
- a CDS encoding bifunctional metallophosphatase/5'-nucleotidase, with protein MRTLPAALAFLLLASVTACGDKGGQPQPPAVTDKAGQPAAGDAAAAAPAKPAEPQVVTLLITGGVGGQLLPVGEGDQAKGGAAEVLGRWVAEDKHCAGPVKADGQASCADSATLALATGDHWSGPALSSFFVGESTATVMARMGYAASALGNHELDFGREQFLKNAKIGGFPFLAANLKVKDAALAKGMDVPAFKVFDRKGLKVGVVGLTSPKTVTAAMAGRAEGVELVGTEEALAAAVPEARKAGADVVVVLADMCPTELQPTLEKHADWKLALVVGGGRCGTQIDTKVGDTALVSLGRGLEKYLRARITFDPSKPAAEKVTGIETKLVDVAGAGTPDAEAVKAIGDAKTQLDARLGEQIGVTKKGLKAGTPEMARWVAGSMREGTKADAVIINKKGIRGDLPAGPITVGSVYSVLPFENSLMLMKVKGADLANQLSNPEALISGFTAAGKGKFKDAKGKPLDPKKEYTVATIEYLYFGGDGFEFEKLDPEPTETGMAWQTPVIEWTKGQKSTDAKPVEKALPK; from the coding sequence GTGAGGACCCTGCCCGCAGCCCTGGCCTTCCTGCTCTTGGCGAGCGTGACGGCCTGTGGCGACAAGGGTGGCCAGCCCCAGCCGCCCGCGGTTACGGACAAGGCCGGCCAGCCCGCGGCGGGTGACGCGGCCGCGGCCGCTCCCGCCAAGCCGGCGGAGCCCCAGGTGGTGACCCTGCTGATCACCGGCGGCGTGGGTGGCCAGCTTCTGCCCGTGGGCGAGGGTGACCAGGCCAAGGGCGGCGCCGCCGAGGTGCTCGGCCGCTGGGTGGCCGAGGACAAGCACTGCGCGGGCCCGGTGAAGGCGGATGGCCAGGCTTCGTGCGCGGACTCGGCGACGCTGGCGCTGGCCACGGGCGACCACTGGAGCGGCCCGGCGCTCTCGTCCTTCTTCGTGGGCGAGTCCACCGCCACGGTGATGGCGCGCATGGGCTACGCGGCCTCGGCGCTGGGCAACCACGAGCTGGACTTCGGCCGTGAGCAGTTCCTCAAGAACGCGAAGATCGGCGGGTTCCCGTTCCTGGCGGCCAACCTGAAGGTGAAGGACGCCGCGCTGGCCAAGGGCATGGATGTGCCGGCGTTCAAGGTGTTCGACCGCAAGGGCCTCAAGGTGGGCGTGGTGGGCCTGACGTCGCCCAAGACGGTGACGGCCGCCATGGCGGGCCGCGCCGAGGGCGTGGAGTTGGTGGGCACCGAGGAGGCGCTCGCGGCGGCGGTGCCGGAGGCTCGCAAGGCGGGCGCGGACGTGGTGGTGGTGCTGGCGGACATGTGCCCCACCGAGCTGCAGCCCACGCTGGAGAAGCACGCGGACTGGAAGCTGGCGCTGGTGGTGGGCGGTGGCCGCTGCGGCACGCAGATCGACACCAAGGTGGGTGACACGGCGCTGGTCTCCCTGGGCCGCGGCCTGGAGAAGTACCTGCGCGCGCGCATCACCTTCGATCCGTCGAAGCCGGCGGCCGAGAAGGTGACCGGCATCGAGACGAAGCTGGTGGACGTGGCGGGCGCAGGGACGCCGGACGCCGAGGCGGTGAAGGCGATTGGCGATGCGAAGACGCAGCTGGACGCGCGGCTGGGCGAGCAGATCGGCGTCACGAAGAAGGGCCTCAAGGCGGGCACGCCGGAGATGGCGCGCTGGGTGGCCGGTTCGATGCGCGAGGGCACGAAGGCCGACGCGGTCATCATCAACAAGAAGGGCATCCGTGGGGATCTGCCCGCCGGGCCGATCACCGTGGGCAGCGTCTACTCGGTGCTTCCGTTCGAGAACTCGCTGATGCTGATGAAGGTGAAGGGCGCGGACCTGGCGAACCAGCTCTCCAACCCCGAGGCGCTCATCTCGGGCTTCACCGCCGCGGGCAAGGGCAAGTTCAAGGACGCCAAGGGCAAGCCGCTGGATCCGAAGAAGGAGTACACGGTGGCCACCATCGAGTACCTCTACTTCGGCGGTGACGGCTTCGAGTTCGAGAAGCTGGACCCCGAGCCGACGGAGACGGGCATGGCCTGGCAGACGCCGGTCATCGAGTGGACCAAGGGGCAGAAGTCCACCGACGCCAAGCCCGTCGAGAAGGCGCTGCCCAAGTAG
- a CDS encoding cyclic nucleotide-binding domain-containing protein: MADTEPSWGQRLWPAATFQFALIAGVTQLKTAANALVLSRFESQALPYLYLVGALLTAALTVLPRPRPDSPTESPGVLTVGASVITLGLAFGVSAGQRIPAIALYLFVDAFTTFVSLRFWGRMSAAFNAREARRAFTALNGFGMGGGIIGGLLVQAMAERLGTPVVVASGALGLLTAGIVFRFHTGAVAMPPRSRHAAISAEPWLYFLQSPYAQVLGALGVAFAVLSSFVDYLFRLRVEGTLSEDGLAALFGSLQLWIGLFCVAFQLVVAKKLLEKLGLLHYLALVPLVLGPLAVATLVTPALWPVHMLRLVETAVSYSILPVGIQLLYAAVPDEQREAMRAAVDGLLRKGGVVLAGVLLIGAGRAATGTTMAIAVLGLCAALGVLLFRLKPAYVEALEEQVGAPAEEEVLVGNETQKLLVDSLGAETPERVLRAVEFMAQAEVPLRPHLPALLSHPNERVVERGVELALKLEAYETAPTLERLVESGPRRPRDQAVWALARLSPDRAERLLPALLESSDIGLRCAAIGALIHTQGHSVALNSLTALLARSAQAPVAERREVAKLLGRLKDARFVQPLARYLADADPSVRRVAIEAAGVGGYLELAPRLLVFLTWREERRVARNALAQLGDHVMPLLEVTLNNRAAPMAQRLQLTRVIRLIGTPDALHAFIFSNVRDDAFLQFRIGAEMSRLRDEHPEYKVDGDRVREAIGRRQETYRELVGAFRDLRAALGDRSLLTRAVGDRLDQALELTFFLLGLLYTPQTMRRVHQHLVGKDPRRKAYALELMDAVVSQEDRELLAEQIEAHHRELPPGALGRLESCLDALTQSEDVVLRACARYVAQRLSTLVVPPLQENDMSEATVQKMFALEGVGVFSQSDVDDIAAVAAVAREVHFRSGERIYSQGDPGDALYVIVSGAVDHFRDGEHVLRNQSKETFGDVSLLDGAPRPTDVVATEDTRVLVIDRRDFLDLLSDRPELLTGFFRAVSQQLRTLIDLPTSRQSGELLEVGPEATASASPLTGEFVIDKK, from the coding sequence GTGGCCGACACCGAGCCTTCCTGGGGCCAGCGCCTTTGGCCCGCGGCGACCTTCCAGTTCGCCCTCATTGCTGGCGTGACGCAGCTGAAAACCGCTGCCAACGCGCTGGTCTTGTCACGCTTTGAGTCCCAGGCCCTGCCGTACCTCTACCTCGTGGGCGCCCTGCTGACGGCCGCACTCACGGTGCTGCCCCGCCCACGCCCGGACTCGCCCACCGAGTCTCCCGGCGTACTCACCGTGGGGGCCTCTGTCATTACCCTGGGGCTGGCGTTCGGCGTGTCCGCGGGCCAGCGCATCCCGGCCATCGCGCTCTACCTGTTCGTGGATGCCTTCACGACGTTCGTCTCCCTGCGCTTCTGGGGGCGGATGTCCGCCGCGTTCAATGCCCGCGAGGCCCGGCGCGCCTTCACCGCGCTCAATGGCTTCGGCATGGGCGGCGGCATCATCGGTGGGCTGCTCGTGCAGGCCATGGCCGAGCGGCTCGGTACCCCCGTCGTGGTGGCCAGCGGAGCCCTGGGCCTGCTCACCGCGGGCATCGTCTTCCGCTTCCACACTGGCGCTGTCGCCATGCCCCCGCGCTCCCGGCACGCGGCCATCTCCGCCGAGCCGTGGCTCTACTTCCTCCAGAGCCCCTACGCCCAGGTGCTGGGGGCGCTCGGCGTTGCCTTCGCCGTGCTGTCCTCGTTCGTGGACTACCTGTTCCGCCTGCGCGTGGAGGGCACGCTCAGCGAGGATGGGCTGGCCGCTCTGTTCGGCTCGCTGCAGCTGTGGATTGGCCTGTTCTGCGTCGCCTTCCAGCTCGTGGTGGCCAAGAAGCTCCTGGAGAAGCTCGGGCTGCTCCACTACCTGGCGCTGGTGCCCCTGGTGCTCGGGCCCCTGGCGGTGGCCACGCTCGTGACGCCCGCCCTGTGGCCCGTCCACATGCTGCGGCTGGTGGAGACGGCGGTGAGCTACTCCATCCTCCCCGTGGGCATTCAGCTGCTCTACGCCGCCGTGCCGGACGAGCAGCGCGAGGCCATGCGCGCCGCCGTGGATGGCCTGCTGCGCAAGGGTGGGGTGGTGCTGGCCGGCGTGCTGCTGATTGGCGCCGGCCGCGCGGCCACGGGCACCACCATGGCCATCGCGGTGCTGGGCCTGTGCGCCGCCCTGGGCGTGCTGCTCTTCCGGCTCAAGCCCGCGTACGTGGAGGCGCTCGAGGAGCAGGTGGGCGCTCCCGCCGAGGAAGAGGTCCTCGTCGGCAACGAGACGCAGAAGCTGCTCGTGGACTCGCTGGGGGCGGAGACGCCGGAGCGCGTGCTGCGCGCCGTGGAGTTCATGGCCCAGGCCGAGGTGCCCCTGCGGCCCCACCTGCCCGCGCTGCTGAGCCACCCCAACGAGCGCGTGGTGGAGCGCGGCGTCGAGCTGGCGCTGAAGCTGGAGGCCTATGAGACCGCGCCCACCCTGGAGCGCCTGGTCGAGTCCGGCCCGCGGCGTCCTCGGGATCAAGCCGTGTGGGCCCTGGCGCGCCTGTCCCCGGATCGTGCCGAGCGCCTGCTGCCCGCGCTGCTGGAGAGTTCGGACATCGGCCTGCGCTGCGCCGCCATTGGCGCGCTGATTCACACACAGGGGCACAGTGTTGCCCTGAACTCGCTCACCGCGCTGCTGGCCCGGAGCGCCCAGGCCCCTGTGGCCGAGCGGCGCGAGGTGGCCAAGCTGCTCGGGCGGTTGAAGGATGCGCGGTTCGTCCAGCCGCTGGCGCGCTACCTCGCCGACGCGGATCCCTCCGTGCGGCGCGTGGCCATCGAGGCGGCGGGCGTGGGCGGCTACCTGGAGCTGGCTCCCCGGCTGCTCGTGTTCCTCACCTGGCGCGAGGAGCGCCGGGTGGCTCGCAACGCGCTGGCCCAGCTCGGCGACCATGTCATGCCGCTGCTGGAGGTGACGCTCAACAACCGCGCCGCTCCCATGGCCCAGCGGCTCCAGCTCACGCGCGTCATCCGGCTCATCGGCACGCCCGATGCGCTGCACGCGTTCATCTTCTCCAACGTCCGCGACGACGCCTTCCTCCAGTTCCGCATCGGTGCGGAGATGTCCCGCCTGCGTGACGAGCACCCGGAGTACAAGGTGGACGGCGACCGCGTGCGAGAGGCCATTGGCCGCCGGCAGGAGACCTACCGCGAGCTGGTGGGGGCCTTCCGGGATCTGCGCGCGGCGCTCGGGGACCGCTCGCTGCTCACCCGTGCGGTGGGGGACCGGCTGGACCAGGCCCTGGAGCTGACCTTCTTCCTGCTGGGCCTGCTCTACACGCCCCAGACGATGCGGCGCGTGCACCAGCATCTGGTGGGCAAGGATCCGCGCCGCAAGGCCTATGCCCTGGAGCTGATGGACGCCGTCGTGTCCCAGGAGGATCGCGAGCTGCTGGCCGAGCAGATCGAAGCCCATCACCGCGAGCTGCCGCCCGGGGCGCTCGGCCGGCTGGAGAGCTGCCTGGATGCGCTCACGCAGAGCGAGGACGTGGTGCTGCGCGCCTGCGCCCGCTATGTGGCCCAGCGCCTGAGCACGCTGGTGGTGCCGCCCCTTCAGGAGAACGACATGAGTGAGGCCACCGTACAGAAGATGTTCGCCCTGGAGGGCGTGGGCGTCTTCTCCCAGAGCGACGTGGACGACATCGCCGCGGTGGCGGCCGTGGCCCGCGAGGTTCACTTCCGCTCCGGCGAGCGCATCTACAGCCAGGGCGACCCGGGAGACGCGCTCTACGTCATCGTCTCTGGCGCAGTGGACCACTTCCGCGACGGCGAGCACGTGCTGCGCAACCAGTCCAAGGAGACCTTCGGCGACGTGAGCCTGCTGGACGGCGCCCCGCGCCCCACGGACGTCGTCGCCACCGAGGACACGCGCGTGCTCGTCATCGATCGCCGCGACTTCCTCGATCTGCTCTCGGATCGCCCGGAGCTGCTCACGGGTTTCTTCCGCGCGGTGAGCCAGCAGCTGCGCACCCTGATCGACCTGCCCACGAGCCGGCAGAGCGGCGAGCTGCTCGAAGTGGGCCCCGAGGCGACCGCGAGTGCGTCGCCGCTCACGGGCGAGTTCGTCATCGACAAGAAGTAG
- a CDS encoding RDD family protein — protein sequence MTSAPDTLLDGSHTVLTPEYVEFRFTLAGLYSRFLAWLVDALIVLTIAGVVLIVLGYTLGSVPNLAGSLFVVIYFLVDWGYGMALETAWSGQTVGKRVMSLRVIQESGVRIGFYHAALRNLARPVDRLPMMYLVGGATALISGSHQRLGDMLAGTIVVRERRLKVPSALGIVGDESLLADPLFVSRVKKLSTEERDIILAAAIRREEMRMEARLQLFSALSHRLQDVLAMEKPAHLSDEKWTLLVAAALVPPQTKGKRLKSGV from the coding sequence GTGACGTCCGCGCCTGACACCCTCCTCGACGGCAGCCACACCGTCCTCACGCCCGAGTACGTGGAGTTCCGCTTCACCCTTGCGGGCCTCTACTCGCGCTTCCTCGCCTGGCTGGTGGACGCCCTCATCGTCCTGACCATCGCGGGGGTGGTGCTGATCGTCCTCGGATACACCCTGGGGAGCGTGCCGAACCTCGCCGGCTCCCTCTTCGTGGTCATCTACTTCCTGGTGGACTGGGGCTACGGCATGGCCCTGGAGACAGCCTGGAGCGGGCAGACGGTGGGCAAGCGCGTCATGTCCCTGCGGGTCATCCAGGAGAGCGGCGTGCGCATCGGCTTCTACCATGCGGCGCTGCGCAACCTGGCTCGCCCGGTGGACAGGCTGCCGATGATGTACCTGGTGGGCGGGGCCACGGCGCTCATCTCGGGCTCGCACCAGCGGCTGGGGGACATGCTGGCGGGCACCATCGTGGTGCGCGAACGACGGCTGAAGGTGCCCTCGGCGCTGGGCATTGTGGGCGACGAGAGCCTGCTGGCCGATCCCCTCTTCGTGTCCCGGGTGAAGAAGCTCTCCACGGAGGAGCGGGACATCATCCTCGCGGCCGCCATTCGCCGCGAGGAGATGCGCATGGAGGCCCGGCTCCAGCTCTTCTCGGCGCTGAGCCACCGGCTGCAGGACGTGCTGGCCATGGAGAAACCGGCCCACCTCTCGGACGAGAAGTGGACGCTGCTGGTGGCCGCCGCGCTCGTGCCGCCGCAGACCAAGGGCAAGCGTCTCAAGTCTGGAGTGTGA